The following DNA comes from Peribacillus sp. FSL E2-0218.
TTAAGGTGGCACATGAATTCCCGACCGGGAGATCCGTGTCGGCGGATGACATGAAGCAGTGGTTCATCGACTATGATGCTGCGGATATCATTTATGGATCGACTTCATTAGGTCAGGCGGAGTGGGAGGAATGCTATTGCAGCGATATGCCGAGAGCGGTCAAGACAGCGGAACATATTTTCCCTGGCACGATTCATTTTATGGAAGAACTGCGGGAAATCCCTTCCCCACCCCTAAAAGGGGAGTTGAAGCTGCCGTTCATCCTTTGGGCCATTTGGATTCGCTGCTGCTCTGTCATGAACAAGCAAACGAGAGCGGAAATAAAGCGTGCAAAGCGGAGGATCAATAAAGCATTGGACGAGATCTTTGCGAAGGGGGAAAGGGATGTCTTGATCGTGAGTCATGCCGCACTTATGGTCTTTTTAAGGAAAGAGTTGATAAGACGGGGGTTCGGCGGTCCCCAATTCAAGCTTGCCAGCAATGGAAGGCTGTATGTTTTCGAAAGGTGATGAATGAGCATTTAAGCTTCTCAACCAGGAAAGCAGAAAGTTACTGTCATTTTCCGAATAATTATTCATTTCCCCATGATTGTAGTTTATGATTGTACTAATGTAATTTTAGCGAATTCCATAATGGGGAAAGAGGTCGGATATTTTGATTAAGGCAGTTTTTTTTGATTTGGATGATACATTACTATGGGATCAGAAAAGCGTGAAAGAGGCTTTTGTTGCCACATGCGAAGCGGCTAGGGAGAAATATGATTTAAATGTCGGCGAGCTTGAAGACGCGGTGCGAAAGGAAGCGCGTGAGCTTTACT
Coding sequences within:
- a CDS encoding histidine phosphatase family protein; the protein is MKIGLVRHFKVAHEFPTGRSVSADDMKQWFIDYDAADIIYGSTSLGQAEWEECYCSDMPRAVKTAEHIFPGTIHFMEELREIPSPPLKGELKLPFILWAIWIRCCSVMNKQTRAEIKRAKRRINKALDEIFAKGERDVLIVSHAALMVFLRKELIRRGFGGPQFKLASNGRLYVFER